One segment of Dermochelys coriacea isolate rDerCor1 chromosome 5, rDerCor1.pri.v4, whole genome shotgun sequence DNA contains the following:
- the STARD4 gene encoding stAR-related lipid transfer protein 4 isoform X2, giving the protein MRRAGPPCDWLRRGSRLGAHWPPVSAAQPHLAHLGGGRGSRSGRALGAGPGEKRMENLPDAASLATKLKNTLIQYHSIEDSEWRIAKKMKDATVWRKPSEEFSGYLYKAQGVVEDITNRVVDHIRPGPSRLDWDNLMTTMDIVEKFEENCCVMRYTTAGQLWNIISPREFVDFSYTTQYEEGLLTCGISLDYGEVRPNFVRGFNHPCGWFCVPLKDHPEQSLLTGFIQTELRGMLPQSAVDTAMANTLANFYSDLRKTLKTISY; this is encoded by the exons ATGAGACGGGCCGGCCCGCCCTGTGATTGGCTGCGCCGCGGAAGCCGGCTGGGCGCTCATTGGCCGCCGGTGTCGGCGGCTCAGCCGCACCTGGCCCA CCtgggcgggggccgggggagcAGAAGCGGCAGAGCTCTCGGGGCGGGCCCGG GTgaaaaaagaatggaaaacctTCCAGACGCAGCTTCTCTGGCAACAAAGCTGAAAAATACTCTAATCCAGTACCACAGCATTGAAGATAGTGAATGGCGAATTGCTAAGAAAATG AAAGATGCAACTGTGTGGCGGAAGCCATCAGAAGAATTCAGTGGATACCT CTACAAAGCTCAAGGAGTTGTAGAAGACATTACTAACAGAGTAGTAGATCACATTCGTCCTGGACCTTCTAGACTAGATTGGGACAACTTAATGACTACAATGGACATTGTTGAAAAGTTTGAAGAG AATTGCTGTGTAATGCGCTACACCACTGCTGGCCAGCTGTGGAACATCATTTCCCCAAGAGAGTTTGTTGACTTCTCTTACACTACTCAGTACGAAGAAGGGCTTCTAACCTGTG gtatAAGTCTAGACTATGGAGAGGTGAGACCTAATTTTGTCCGTGGATTTAATCATCCCTGTGGCTGGTTCTGTGTCCCTCTTAAGGATCATCCTGAACAAAGTCTTTTGACGGGCTTCATCCAGACTGAACTGCGAGGGATGCTTCCTCAGTCCGCAGTAGATACTGCCATGGCTAATACCCTGGCAAACTTTTACTCTGACCTCAGAAAGACACTGAAAACAATCAGCTATTGA
- the STARD4 gene encoding stAR-related lipid transfer protein 4 isoform X1, with the protein MENLPDAASLATKLKNTLIQYHSIEDSEWRIAKKMKDATVWRKPSEEFSGYLYKAQGVVEDITNRVVDHIRPGPSRLDWDNLMTTMDIVEKFEENCCVMRYTTAGQLWNIISPREFVDFSYTTQYEEGLLTCGISLDYGEVRPNFVRGFNHPCGWFCVPLKDHPEQSLLTGFIQTELRGMLPQSAVDTAMANTLANFYSDLRKTLKTISY; encoded by the exons atggaaaacctTCCAGACGCAGCTTCTCTGGCAACAAAGCTGAAAAATACTCTAATCCAGTACCACAGCATTGAAGATAGTGAATGGCGAATTGCTAAGAAAATG AAAGATGCAACTGTGTGGCGGAAGCCATCAGAAGAATTCAGTGGATACCT CTACAAAGCTCAAGGAGTTGTAGAAGACATTACTAACAGAGTAGTAGATCACATTCGTCCTGGACCTTCTAGACTAGATTGGGACAACTTAATGACTACAATGGACATTGTTGAAAAGTTTGAAGAG AATTGCTGTGTAATGCGCTACACCACTGCTGGCCAGCTGTGGAACATCATTTCCCCAAGAGAGTTTGTTGACTTCTCTTACACTACTCAGTACGAAGAAGGGCTTCTAACCTGTG gtatAAGTCTAGACTATGGAGAGGTGAGACCTAATTTTGTCCGTGGATTTAATCATCCCTGTGGCTGGTTCTGTGTCCCTCTTAAGGATCATCCTGAACAAAGTCTTTTGACGGGCTTCATCCAGACTGAACTGCGAGGGATGCTTCCTCAGTCCGCAGTAGATACTGCCATGGCTAATACCCTGGCAAACTTTTACTCTGACCTCAGAAAGACACTGAAAACAATCAGCTATTGA